One Brassica oleracea var. oleracea cultivar TO1000 chromosome C7, BOL, whole genome shotgun sequence genomic window carries:
- the LOC106306001 gene encoding uncharacterized protein LOC106306001, with protein sequence MPLSLVQAASVSYLRSHSTAPTLFKPSSALLLKKSIFPDSKLTTFQRIFRSTNKASNGSARASLLETPVLWAGRVCVFYALVKAGLAGSKSNPIVSGLESGGVDVEDDGADLGFSKWIQNIKGKPEKDAADKRKLVSKWHPTTKGTLRRNYRVPSKGEGNRLLKAIASLLSDDDHFRDATSHKGCQIRRESAHGQSVCCNNVRALFDELPTPHLVVEITPFPAGPLTENDYLKAEKLEKVLRLGPNV encoded by the exons ATGCCACTGTCACTGGTTCAAGCAGCTTCAGTGTCCTACTTGAGATCCCACTCAACGGCTCCTACTCTCTTCAAGCCTTCCTCTGCTTTACTTCTTAAAAAGTCAATCTTTCCTGATTCCAAGTTAACAACTTTCCAACGGATCTTTCGTTCCACGAATAAAGCCTCAAACGGGTCTGCTCGTGCTTCCTTGCTCGAGACCCCTGTCTTATGGGCTGGTCGAGTTTGTGTCTTTTACGCGCTTGTCAAAGCTGGTTTAGCTGGATCCAAGTCTAACCCCATCGTTTCTG GGTTGGAAAGTGGTGGTGTTGATGTTGAAGATGATGGTGCGGATCTTGGTTTCTCAAAGTGGATTCAGAACATTAAGGGCAAACCAG AAAAGGATGCAGCTGATAAGAGGAAGCTGGTGAGCAAATGGCACCCAACGACAAAGGGAACGCTTAGAAGGAACTACAGGGTACCTTCCAAAGGCGAAGGAAACCGTCTTCTCAAAGCCATTGCATCTCTTCTCTCAGATGATGACCACTTTAGGGATGCAACATCTCACAAG GGTTGTCAAATACGGCGGGAGAGTGCGCATGGTCAAAGCGTATGTTGCAACAACGTGAGAGCTCTGTTTGATGAGTTACCAACTCCACATTTGGTGGTTGAGATCACACCTTTTCCAGCCGGTCCGCTTACAGAGAATGATTACCTTAAGGCCGAGAAGCTGGAAAAGGTTCTTAGGTTAGGCCCCAACGTTTGA
- the LOC106303148 gene encoding uncharacterized protein LOC106303148: MFSIEVCVSVFCFYYWCLLAIAAPIVLLRASLSHVFNTSLIWRLQETYVINTCLLLRLCSPSSPTSLFFNFSQFAARERDGAAGNGAEKQIIRPGTGPKRAPDQTVTVHCTGFGKGGDLSQQFWSTKDAGQKPFSFIVGKGAVIKGVIGMQIGEVARLRVCRLLFSSCKHI, from the exons ATGTTTTCGATAGAAGTTTGCGTCTCTGTGTTCTGCTTTTATTACTGGTGCTTGTTGGCTATAGCTGCACCAATCGTTTTGCTTAGAGCATCTTTATCCCACGTCTTTA ACACGTCTCTTATTTGGAGACTACAAGAGACGTATGTTATTAACACGTGTCTCCTTTTGAGACTTTGCTCTCCTTCTTCCCCGACTTCGCTCTTCTTCAATTTCTCCCAATTCGCAGCGAGAGAGAGAGATGGTGCCGCCGGCAACGGAGCGGAGAAACAAATCATCAGACCCGGGACCGGTCCCAAACGTGCTCCGGATCAAACCGTCACCGTTCACTGCACCGGATTCG GGAAAGGTGGTGATCTATCCCAGCAGTTCTGGAG TACAAAGGACGCTGGGCAAAAGCCTTTCTCCTTCATAGTCGGTAAAGGTGCTGTCATCAAAG GCGTTATCGGAATGCAAATTGGAGAGGTTGCTCGCTTACGGGTATGTAGACTGCTCTTCTCATCATGCAAACATATTTGA
- the LOC106305999 gene encoding uncharacterized protein LOC106305999 (The sequence of the model RefSeq protein was modified relative to this genomic sequence to represent the inferred CDS: added 29 bases not found in genome assembly), giving the protein MASTTSAPKISMFGAKSGFVIPKNKLSGSLIPIFQRGGGGAGKDSGTLTKLGKRKTKWGPDLTQDVAVKKARVLAYQKRLDQITQQLESGTHEAEANRETSSDIAEHLELEKREAIGEILELNPRFKAPPDYKPVLKEARLPIDVNEHSDFSFLSLIFGSQGDTQKQLEKETGAKVQVFGTKTGGEKVELSSSDENEIQTSWEELYFQISSDTYEKVDAAIAVIELLISSVSGNTGTEAAPPSRSEDVSTVPGNNNVTATDPNSEQPTVSSVQPSQTQLEEHGSSFPLASNQVPFHPHLNPSAPTLGNRIPDQELLTNPPFAQQPIHLNTSLRPDFQVPRPPDLFSFNLSSTPRPYSVVAPQGSLVQPGFSTLPPYSGSLVQPLGPRSTMRPSTFQTVPSSGFRPTLLPDMVSSNMSQSIRPLAPNLSLHPVAHQTGTEIPSVPFPSGISLKHLTEYASGGSLRPMSVSPHVSGRLAGPLPTYPSTNTAPRPFQGDFGFHPQSHISPRPNSQTVHLPPLVFRAPSVSPASQHFGQSFARSQHFGRQMDQPLNHLPRPFHGNVRSSNLQSFGPPLPRVMPRNFPEAQFPQRSAFFPPRPVFHNDNLNPNGQPQIRHRSNAGVHQVYDPFSPSDA; this is encoded by the exons ATGGCATCTACTACCAGCGCTCCGAAGATCTCAATGTTCGGTGCCAAGTCCGGATTCGTAATCCCTAAAAACAAGTTATCCGGATCACTGATCCCCATTTTCCAACGCGGCGGAGGAGGCGCCGGTAAGGATAGCGGAACGCTCACGAAGCTAGGGAAGAGGAAGACTAAGTGGGGACCTGATTTGACGCAAGACGTTGCAGTCAAGAAGGCCAGAGTCTTGGCTTACCAG AAACGTTTGGATCAAATTACACAGCAACTGGAGTCAGGAACTCATGAAGCCGAGGCTAATAGAGAAACCAGCAGTGAT ATTGCTGAACATCTGGAGTTAGAGAAACGTGAAGCAATTG GGGAGATACTTGAGTTGAATCCGAGGTTCAAGGCTCCACCTGACTATAAGCCAGTGCTGAAAGAAGCTAGATTGCCGATCGAT GTCAATGAACATTCTGATTTTAGTTTTCTAAGTCTCATATTTGGTTCCCAAGGTGATACTCAAAAACAGCTTGAAAAA GAGACTGGAGCCAAAGTACAAGTTTTTGGCACTAAAACAGGAGGAGAGAAG GTTGAACTCTCTTCTTCAGATGAAAACGAGATCCAGACGTCGTGGGAAGAGTTATATTTTCAGATATCATCTGACACCTACGAAAAAGTAGATGCAGCTATTGCTGTAATTGAGCTGCTTATCTCTTCAGTGTCT ATCTAGATCTGAAGACGTTTCAACCGTTCCAGGCAACAACAACGTAACTGCTACAGACCCAAACTCCGAACAGCCAACTGTCAGCTCTGTACAACCTTCACAAACCCAACTCGAAGAACATGGCTCCTCTTTTCCATTGGCTTCAAATCAAGTTCCATTTCATCCACATCTTAATCCCTCTGCTCCAACTCTTGGTAATCGTATCCCGGATCAAGAACTGCTAACCAATCCTCCTTTTGCTCAGCAACCAATTCATCTTAACACATCATTACGTCCTGACTTTCAAGTCCCTCGTCCACCAGATTTGTTTTCTTTTAACCTTTCCAGCACACCAAGGCCCTACTCCGTGGTTGCCCCGCAAGGATCGTTAGTTCAACCAGGTTTTTCGACTCTGCCTCCATATTCTGGCAGTCTGGTACAACCACTAGGACCACGATCTACAATGAGGCCGTCGACTTTCCAAACTGTACCTAGCAGTGGATTTAGACCAACGCTGTTGCCAGACATGGTCTCAAGCAACATGTCCCAATCAATACGGCCTCTGGCTCCTAACCTCAGTTTACATCCGGTAGCTCATCAGACAGGTACTGAAATACCATCAGTTCCCTTTCCCTCTGGTATCAGTCTGAAACATCTAACAGAATATGCTTCTGGTGGTTCTCTGCGTCCCATGTCAGTGTCACCACATGTTTCTGGCAGGCTTGCTGGTCCTCTTCCTACTTATCCTTCCACAAATACAGCTCCAAGGCCATTTCAAGGTGATTTCGGTTTCCATCCACAATCACATATATCTCCTAGACCCAACTCTCAAACAGTTCATCTCCCTCCTCTGGTATTTCGAGCCCCATCCGTCAGTCCAGCCTCCCAACATTTTGGACAAAGTTTCGCAAGATCACAGCACTTTGGGAGGCAGATGGATCAACCCCTGAACCACCTGCCTAGACCATTTCATGGTAACGTGAGATCTTCAAACTTGCAGAGCTTTGGACCTCCATTGCCTCGGGTGATGCCTAGGAACTTCCCTGAAGCTCAGTTCCCGCAGCGTTCTGCTTTTTTCCCTCCAAGACCAGTGTTTCATAATGATAACCTGAACCCAAATGGCCAACCACAGATTCGACACAGGTCTAACGCAGGTGTGCATCAAGTATATGATCCTTTTTCACCTAGTGACGCATGA
- the LOC106306000 gene encoding uncharacterized protein LOC106306000, which translates to MATAAQLSGHFNRPIITAVRTDHRLHVTTTHYLPLPRRQRSLTSRLRHCMSLQVGNETPPTSTVDMEQLVGFLYKDLPHLFDDQGIDPKAYDERVKFRDPITKHDTISGYLFNISLLKNLFTPDFRLHWAKQTGPYEITTRWTMVMKFSLLPWKPELVFTGLSIMAVNPETKKFCSHLDLWDSIKNNDYFSFEGLVDVFKQLRVYKTPDLETPKYQILKRTANYEVRKYEPFIVVETNGDKLSGSSGFNNVAGYIFGKNATMEKIPMTTPVFTQATDPELSSVSVQIVIPSGKDLSSLPMPNEEKINLKKLEGGFAAAVKFSGKPTEDVVREKENELRKSLSKDGLEAKTGCMLARYNDPGRTWSFIMRNEVIIWLEEFSLD; encoded by the exons ATGGCCACAGCTGCTCAGCTCTCCGGCCACTTTAACCGGCCAATCATCACCGCCGTTAGAACTGATCACCGGCTGCATGTAACCACCACTCATTACCTCCCTCTCCCACGGAGACAACGCAGCTTAACATCTCGTCTGCGGCATTGTATGAGTCTTCAAGTGGGCAACGAAACGCCTCCGACATCGACGGTGGACATGGAACAGCTCGTCGGGTTCCTATACAAGGATCTTCCTCACCTTTTCGACGACCAAGGGATCGATCCGAAGGCCTACGATGAGCGCGTGAAGTTCAGAGACCCCATCACCAAGCACGACACTATAAGTGGATATCTCTTCAACATCTCTCTCTTGAAGAATCTCTTCACTCCTGACTTTCGACTCCACTGGGCAAAACAG ACAGGTCCATACGAGATAACAACAAGGTGGACTATGGTAATGAAGTTCTCGCTTTTACCGTGGAAGCCAGAGCTCGTGTTCACAGGGTTATCAATCATGGCTGTTAATCCAGAAACTAAGAAATTTTGCAGCCATCTG GACTTGTGGGACTCTATAAAAAACAATGACTACTTCTCTTTTGAAGGTCTTGTTGATGTGTTTAAGCAG TTACGGGTGTATAAAACGCCTGATTTGGAAACTCCAAAGTATCAGATACTGAAAAGAACAGCAAACTATGAG GTGAGAAAGTATGAACCTTTTATAGTAGTGGAGACAAACGGTGACAAGCTCTCTGGCTCCTCAGGTTTCAACAATGTGGCAGG GTACATATTTGGGAAAAACGCGACGATGGAGAAAATACCAATGACAACACCAGTGTTCACCCAAGCAACGGATCCTGAACTCTCTTCAGTGTCAGTACAAATTGTCATTCCATCTGGAAAAGATCTCAGCAG CTTACCAATGCCTAATGAAGAAAAGATAAACTTGAAGAAGTTGGAAGGAGGTTTTGCTGCGGCAGTGAAGTTTAGTGGGAAACCAACGGAGGATGTTGTCCGTGAAAAAGAGAATGAACTGAGGAAGAGTTTGAGTAAAGATGGTCTTGAAGCTAAGACGGGTTGTATGCTTGCTCGTTACAATGATCCAGGACGAACATGGAGCTTCATAATG AGGAACGAAGTTATCATATGGCTTGAGGAGTTCAGCTTGGATTAG